From a region of the Bradyrhizobium manausense genome:
- a CDS encoding LLM class flavin-dependent oxidoreductase, which yields MKFGIFYELQLPRPWVAGDELALYQNALSQMELADKLGYDHAWVVEHHFLEEYSHSPSPESFLAAASQRTKNIRLGHGILQLTTNHPARVAERVAVLDLLSNGRCEFGMGESASITELTPFGRDMETKKEVFEEAVQAIFPMFKDAGAEHHGKYFDIPLRNVVPKPVQKPHPPLWMACSQLPTIERAGRHGFGALGFQFVSADAAHAWVHAYYNAMTKRLHKLADYQINPNMALVSFFMCARTDEEARARADGATFFQFALRFYGASQNRQRPAPYTVNMWDEYIKWKRDNPEAQEAALRGGLIGSPETIRKKLKRFQSSHIDQVILLNQAGKNSHAHICESLELFGREVMPEFQNDPDQAAWKQGVMSGDIKLEEIDTEAFTDRYGKLAINVAPAKAAAG from the coding sequence ATGAAGTTCGGCATCTTCTATGAGCTGCAACTGCCGCGGCCCTGGGTGGCCGGCGACGAGCTCGCCCTTTACCAGAACGCGCTCTCGCAGATGGAGCTCGCCGACAAGCTTGGCTATGACCATGCCTGGGTGGTCGAGCATCACTTCCTCGAGGAATATTCGCACTCGCCTTCGCCGGAATCGTTCCTCGCAGCCGCAAGCCAGCGCACGAAGAATATCAGACTCGGCCACGGCATCCTCCAGCTCACCACGAACCATCCGGCGCGTGTCGCCGAACGCGTCGCGGTGCTCGATCTGCTCTCCAACGGCCGCTGCGAATTCGGCATGGGTGAGAGCGCGTCGATCACCGAGCTGACGCCGTTCGGCCGCGACATGGAGACCAAGAAGGAGGTCTTCGAGGAAGCGGTGCAGGCGATCTTCCCGATGTTCAAGGACGCAGGCGCCGAACACCACGGCAAGTATTTCGACATCCCCTTGCGCAATGTCGTGCCGAAGCCGGTGCAGAAGCCGCATCCGCCGCTGTGGATGGCCTGCTCGCAACTGCCGACCATCGAGCGCGCCGGCCGTCACGGCTTTGGCGCGCTCGGTTTCCAGTTCGTCAGCGCCGATGCCGCGCATGCCTGGGTGCACGCCTATTACAACGCCATGACCAAGCGGTTGCACAAGCTCGCCGACTACCAGATCAACCCGAACATGGCGCTGGTGTCGTTCTTCATGTGCGCCAGGACCGACGAAGAGGCGCGTGCGCGCGCCGACGGCGCCACCTTCTTCCAGTTCGCGCTGCGCTTCTACGGTGCCTCGCAGAACCGCCAGCGGCCGGCGCCCTACACCGTCAACATGTGGGACGAGTATATCAAGTGGAAGCGCGACAACCCGGAAGCCCAGGAAGCGGCACTGCGCGGCGGCTTGATCGGCTCGCCCGAGACGATCCGCAAGAAGCTGAAGCGGTTCCAGTCGTCGCATATCGACCAGGTCATCCTGCTCAACCAGGCCGGCAAGAACAGCCACGCGCACATCTGCGAATCGCTGGAGCTGTTCGGCCGCGAGGTGATGCCGGAGTTCCAGAACGATCCTGATCAGGCCGCTTGGAAGCAGGGCGTCATGAGCGGCGACATCAAGCTGGAAGAGATCGACACCGAGGCCTTCACGGACCGCTACGGCAAGCTCGCCATCAACGTCGCGCCGGCGAAGGCTGCGGCGGGGTAG
- a CDS encoding chaperone NapD, protein MAQGLPKQGLLNKAKLNRRTLITGRVLSAERIVSPPGYEIASILVQARPERLAELEAEIIAIPGCEIHGRDVRGKLVVVTEAPDAGSLGTILNTIQSLPNVYSAALVFHAIETA, encoded by the coding sequence ATGGCCCAAGGCCTCCCCAAGCAGGGCTTGCTCAACAAAGCCAAACTCAACCGCCGCACATTGATCACCGGCCGGGTGCTCAGCGCCGAACGGATCGTCTCGCCGCCAGGCTACGAGATCGCCAGCATCCTGGTACAGGCGCGCCCCGAACGCCTCGCCGAGCTGGAAGCCGAGATCATCGCGATTCCCGGCTGCGAGATCCACGGCCGCGACGTCAGAGGAAAACTCGTCGTCGTGACCGAAGCGCCTGATGCCGGCAGCCTCGGCACCATTCTCAACACCATCCAGTCGCTGCCGAACGTCTATTCCGCGGCGCTCGTCTTCCACGCCATCGAAACTGCCTGA
- the napE gene encoding periplasmic nitrate reductase, NapE protein, with the protein MSAPDDTTSRVRRKRMEIFAFLFLTAVVMPVLAVGTVGSYGLGVWIYQMFAGPPGPPPSPH; encoded by the coding sequence ATGTCGGCCCCTGACGACACGACCTCGCGCGTGCGCCGTAAGCGCATGGAGATTTTTGCGTTCCTGTTCCTGACCGCGGTCGTGATGCCCGTCCTCGCAGTCGGAACGGTCGGCTCTTACGGGCTCGGCGTCTGGATCTACCAGATGTTTGCAGGCCCCCCCGGCCCGCCGCCCTCCCCGCATTGA
- a CDS encoding AraC family transcriptional regulator translates to MGLTAIDLGLRGAASGVFLLIILVALLRRATSQQALLGMAMSAGGVFYAIATAPSFPKSSWWWVLPILSAQPAVFWLWARAAFDDDFVLRRWHGALWLGIAAFGFALTLGWAYRPALAGAGGRGLALVNLALALAAAIQTVKTWRADLVARRRRLRLAMLGINVGLIAVVAGAGFAAIPVAVPGASGSLPTALVLFVVAMIAGLATMQPTVLVHDATAAIASSGARGADRAPAGPVVVAPGIAVDPILLRRLDHLMNVERTYRQEGLAIGALAAKLDVPEHRLRQAINEGLGYRNFNAFLNRYRIEDARLALSDVTQRDVPVLTIAMDAGFQSLGPFNRAFKAETGVTPTEFRREALSRPDIGEPRREIG, encoded by the coding sequence ATGGGGCTGACGGCCATCGATCTCGGGCTTCGCGGTGCCGCGAGCGGCGTGTTCCTGCTGATCATTCTCGTGGCGCTGCTGCGTCGTGCCACCAGCCAGCAGGCTTTGCTGGGCATGGCGATGTCCGCGGGCGGCGTGTTCTACGCCATCGCGACCGCCCCGTCCTTTCCCAAATCGTCATGGTGGTGGGTGTTGCCGATCCTGTCCGCGCAGCCCGCCGTGTTCTGGCTGTGGGCCCGCGCGGCGTTCGACGACGATTTCGTGCTGAGGCGATGGCACGGCGCCCTGTGGCTGGGCATCGCGGCCTTCGGCTTTGCGCTCACGCTGGGCTGGGCGTACCGGCCCGCTTTGGCCGGGGCCGGCGGTCGAGGCCTGGCTCTGGTCAATCTGGCGCTGGCGCTCGCGGCCGCAATCCAGACGGTGAAGACCTGGCGTGCCGATCTGGTCGCGCGGCGGCGCCGGTTGCGGCTGGCGATGCTCGGCATCAATGTCGGGCTCATTGCGGTCGTCGCGGGTGCCGGCTTCGCGGCCATTCCCGTCGCGGTCCCCGGCGCGTCCGGCAGTCTGCCGACCGCGCTCGTCCTGTTCGTGGTGGCCATGATCGCCGGGCTGGCGACGATGCAGCCGACCGTGTTGGTCCATGACGCGACCGCGGCCATCGCATCCAGCGGCGCGCGTGGGGCCGATCGCGCTCCCGCGGGTCCGGTCGTCGTCGCCCCCGGGATCGCCGTCGATCCCATCCTGCTGCGGCGTCTCGACCATCTGATGAATGTGGAGCGCACCTACCGGCAGGAAGGCCTTGCGATCGGGGCGCTCGCCGCGAAGCTCGACGTTCCCGAACACCGGCTGCGCCAGGCCATCAACGAAGGGCTCGGCTACCGGAACTTCAACGCGTTCCTGAACCGCTACCGGATCGAAGATGCGAGGCTGGCGCTATCGGATGTGACACAACGGGACGTTCCCGTCCTGACCATCGCGATGGATGCCGGCTTCCAGTCGCTCGGACCTTTCAATCGGGCTTTCAAGGCGGAAACCGGCGTGACCCCGACCGAATTCCGGCGCGAGGCGCTGAGCCGACCTGATATCGGCGAGCCGCGTCGAGAAATCGGCTAG
- a CDS encoding transglycosylase SLT domain-containing protein, with the protein MTSAGPAPLSAAAEIADEPVAPKLASLGQDIVQPLPAARDASDNAPKAASTQDFRYLIYYVWSELPPAEKPAEIVLRAFKDIPVGTPAEEIKRASDAFGLDSNFMMAVAKIESGFNPNQRTGSYIGLFQLSQYEFGKFGFGQIRSPRDNAVAAAYKIITEGIQFEWITHRKPDMSDLYLIHQQGWEGAAEHISRPTRTAWKSMCATSEGREKGERWCKRAIWGNALPAFKRTWKSVDNVTSEAFVGMWRGRVAEFYTKYVATAAAAANP; encoded by the coding sequence GTGACGTCAGCAGGTCCCGCGCCGTTGAGCGCTGCGGCCGAAATCGCCGATGAGCCCGTCGCGCCGAAACTGGCGTCGTTGGGACAGGACATCGTCCAGCCGCTGCCGGCCGCACGCGATGCGTCCGACAATGCTCCGAAAGCGGCGTCGACGCAGGATTTCCGCTATCTGATCTACTACGTCTGGTCCGAGCTGCCGCCCGCCGAGAAGCCGGCGGAGATCGTCTTGCGTGCGTTCAAGGACATCCCGGTCGGAACGCCGGCAGAAGAGATCAAGCGCGCTTCCGACGCGTTCGGTCTCGATTCCAATTTCATGATGGCGGTTGCCAAGATCGAATCCGGTTTCAACCCCAATCAACGCACAGGCTCGTATATCGGCCTGTTTCAGCTGAGCCAGTATGAGTTCGGGAAGTTCGGCTTCGGGCAGATTCGCAGCCCGCGCGACAACGCCGTTGCGGCCGCCTACAAGATCATTACCGAAGGCATCCAGTTCGAGTGGATCACGCACCGCAAGCCGGACATGAGCGATCTTTACCTGATCCATCAGCAGGGCTGGGAAGGCGCCGCTGAGCACATCAGCCGGCCCACTCGCACCGCCTGGAAATCCATGTGCGCCACCAGCGAAGGCAGGGAGAAGGGCGAGAGGTGGTGCAAACGCGCGATCTGGGGCAATGCACTTCCGGCGTTCAAGCGTACCTGGAAGTCGGTGGATAACGTGACGTCAGAGGCGTTCGTCGGCATGTGGCGCGGCCGCGTCGCCGAATTCTACACGAAATATGTGGCGACCGCCGCGGCGGCGGCAAACCCGTAA
- a CDS encoding alpha/beta hydrolase: MKVTREMVDEDLRGRYAFGRVIASFVHTKWFSLLVFRFSAAVLRGRNIRGLICRERHIPSTNGGAPIRLRVYRPTAAAGPLPIMLYMHGGGYVHGVPEQFGSILKDFIDTEPCIIVAPDYRKAVEAPYPAAFNDCYDTLLWIRDHAACLGGRGDKFIVAGHSAGGGLAAAVSLKATDTDDARIAFQMPVYPMIDDRQTSASVIGNDAPVWDEKANRLAWARYLDGVETIPPYAAAARCTDYAKLPPTITFVGSLEPFRDETKIYVENLRRANIAVAFEIFDGAYHGFDMMVPGAPISRRAHRFLMVNFQRFVQRYFN; this comes from the coding sequence ATGAAAGTCACCAGGGAGATGGTGGATGAAGACCTGCGCGGCCGATATGCCTTTGGACGGGTCATCGCAAGCTTCGTTCACACGAAATGGTTCTCTCTGCTCGTATTCCGTTTCTCTGCGGCCGTTTTACGGGGACGCAACATCAGGGGACTTATCTGCCGAGAGCGACACATTCCAAGCACGAATGGCGGGGCGCCCATTCGATTGAGAGTCTATCGACCAACCGCCGCAGCCGGACCGCTGCCGATCATGCTCTACATGCACGGTGGCGGTTACGTTCACGGGGTGCCTGAGCAGTTCGGCTCGATCCTCAAGGACTTCATCGATACGGAGCCGTGCATCATCGTCGCGCCGGACTATCGAAAGGCCGTTGAAGCGCCGTACCCGGCCGCATTCAATGACTGCTACGACACCCTGCTATGGATCAGGGATCATGCGGCCTGCCTCGGCGGAAGGGGTGACAAATTCATCGTGGCGGGCCATAGCGCGGGCGGAGGGCTCGCGGCCGCCGTCTCGCTCAAGGCGACCGATACCGACGACGCAAGAATAGCATTTCAGATGCCGGTCTATCCGATGATCGATGACCGGCAGACCAGCGCATCCGTCATCGGCAACGACGCACCCGTCTGGGATGAAAAAGCCAACAGACTGGCATGGGCCCGCTATCTCGACGGCGTGGAGACCATTCCGCCTTACGCGGCTGCGGCACGCTGCACGGACTACGCGAAATTGCCGCCGACGATCACGTTCGTCGGCAGTCTCGAGCCATTTCGGGATGAAACGAAAATCTACGTCGAGAACCTTCGCCGGGCCAACATTGCGGTCGCGTTCGAAATCTTCGACGGCGCATATCATGGTTTTGATATGATGGTGCCGGGCGCTCCGATCAGCAGGCGCGCACATCGGTTCCTGATGGTAAACTTCCAGAGGTTTGTTCAGCGATATTTCAATTAG
- a CDS encoding DUF2200 domain-containing protein gives MSKHRIYTTSFASVYPLYVAKAEKKGRTKAEVDQVISWLTGYDQKELEAQLKKQADFETFFAKAPRINPQRAMIKGVVCGVRVEEIKEPLMREIRYLDKLIDELAKGKTMDKILRKAES, from the coding sequence GTGTCGAAACACCGGATCTACACAACCAGCTTCGCCAGCGTTTACCCGCTTTATGTTGCGAAGGCGGAGAAGAAGGGACGGACGAAAGCCGAGGTCGACCAGGTGATCTCCTGGCTGACAGGCTATGATCAGAAGGAGCTCGAAGCTCAACTAAAAAAGCAGGCGGACTTTGAAACCTTCTTTGCGAAAGCGCCTCGGATCAATCCCCAGCGAGCCATGATCAAAGGTGTCGTTTGCGGCGTTCGGGTCGAGGAGATCAAGGAACCTCTGATGCGAGAGATCCGCTATCTCGACAAGCTGATCGATGAGCTGGCCAAGGGAAAGACGATGGACAAGATCCTGCGAAAAGCGGAGTCCTGA
- a CDS encoding helix-turn-helix transcriptional regulator codes for MRLHEMAPKLAAGDVTRTVLAIGRPDFPDVLIDTLRRQAGVGHCMVFGLSRAGAASCLLDAGNIPTGSDLGAAYAGQFHESDPNRDALFEGEGGAPIMLPSFAPRMYGARYRKIFFNDSDIVDKCATAIWTGDTCFYVNFYRITSQGRFGDIERARLRTIAPAIGASVARHFQQAATPDQNLATLFATRAPLSMLTPREQDVCRRILLGFSSEAISQALGISLHSTLTYRKRAYERLGISSQNELFAIVLGLLAGPHALN; via the coding sequence ATGCGGCTCCACGAGATGGCTCCGAAGCTGGCGGCCGGCGATGTGACACGAACGGTACTGGCGATCGGCCGGCCGGACTTCCCTGATGTCCTCATCGACACCTTGCGCCGGCAGGCCGGCGTCGGCCATTGCATGGTGTTCGGCCTGAGCCGCGCGGGCGCGGCGAGCTGCCTGCTCGATGCCGGCAATATCCCGACCGGCAGCGATCTCGGCGCCGCCTATGCCGGCCAGTTCCACGAATCCGATCCGAACCGCGACGCGCTGTTCGAAGGCGAGGGCGGTGCGCCGATCATGCTGCCCTCATTCGCGCCGCGCATGTATGGCGCGCGCTACCGAAAGATCTTCTTCAACGACTCCGACATCGTCGACAAATGCGCCACCGCGATCTGGACCGGCGACACCTGCTTCTATGTCAATTTCTACCGCATCACGTCCCAGGGCCGTTTTGGTGATATCGAGCGCGCGCGGCTCCGGACCATCGCGCCGGCGATCGGCGCCAGCGTCGCACGCCACTTCCAGCAGGCGGCGACGCCCGACCAGAACCTCGCCACGTTGTTCGCGACCCGCGCGCCGCTCTCCATGCTGACACCACGCGAGCAGGACGTCTGCCGCCGCATCCTGCTCGGCTTCAGCTCCGAGGCGATCTCGCAAGCACTCGGCATCAGCCTGCATTCGACCCTGACCTATCGCAAGCGCGCTTACGAGCGGCTCGGCATTTCCTCGCAGAACGAATTGTTTGCAATCGTGCTGGGCCTGCTGGCCGGTCCGCATGCCCTGAACTGA
- a CDS encoding acyltransferase family protein, with protein sequence MKNHFALLDPLRFATALGVAIFHQMFWSWAWVSIGVSGFERYVSAEVIYPSAAPFTWFGWVGVEIFFVISGFVIANSACKSSPGEFLLGRALRLYPAVWVCATTTLLVLLIFGSGPASEFILPYIHAMLMVPKGVTGQWLDGVYWTLAAETAFYGLVYCAMLTKKVTLRHLALGLTIYSAIFNAFSLVVLSCTTPSDLPYLIILMFRVPAAAYLLNHGCFFALGIWLFISANRELTKLERIAVAVTCLSGAAEIYYFASFFLTSIPAIADQSALVPIVVWGAAVLLIAFAANRNRNRRAAGIASPEAPAYWRTLGLITYPFYLMHNVVGTAIIRALVDAGLDATTAVCVQLGIVVLICWFICAKVEPAIRGAMTQTMTYFGQLPERLPKSKRPRFSRGLGLRPPVPARMIATLQ encoded by the coding sequence GTGAAGAACCATTTTGCACTGCTGGATCCGCTGCGCTTCGCCACCGCCCTCGGGGTCGCCATTTTTCACCAGATGTTCTGGTCCTGGGCCTGGGTCTCGATTGGCGTCTCCGGCTTCGAGCGTTACGTCTCCGCCGAAGTCATCTATCCGTCCGCTGCGCCCTTCACATGGTTCGGCTGGGTGGGCGTCGAGATCTTCTTTGTCATTTCCGGCTTCGTCATCGCGAATTCCGCGTGCAAATCGTCGCCGGGCGAATTTTTGCTCGGCCGCGCACTCAGGCTTTATCCGGCGGTTTGGGTTTGTGCGACCACGACCCTCCTCGTTTTGCTGATCTTCGGCAGTGGACCGGCATCCGAATTCATCCTGCCCTACATCCACGCCATGCTGATGGTCCCCAAGGGGGTTACGGGTCAGTGGCTTGATGGCGTCTACTGGACGCTGGCTGCCGAGACCGCGTTTTACGGGCTCGTGTACTGCGCCATGCTCACGAAGAAGGTCACGCTGAGGCACCTGGCTTTGGGTCTCACCATCTACAGCGCGATCTTCAACGCTTTCTCGCTGGTGGTGCTGTCGTGCACGACGCCGTCCGATTTGCCCTATCTCATCATTCTGATGTTTCGGGTGCCGGCCGCAGCATATTTGTTGAATCATGGCTGCTTCTTTGCGCTGGGCATCTGGCTGTTCATTTCCGCAAACAGGGAATTGACCAAGCTCGAACGCATCGCCGTCGCCGTCACCTGTCTTTCGGGGGCCGCGGAGATCTACTATTTTGCGTCGTTCTTCCTGACGAGCATTCCCGCCATCGCGGACCAGTCGGCGCTGGTGCCGATCGTGGTGTGGGGTGCCGCGGTGCTGCTCATCGCCTTCGCCGCGAACCGCAACAGGAACAGGCGCGCTGCTGGTATCGCTTCTCCCGAAGCGCCGGCCTATTGGAGAACGCTCGGCCTGATCACCTATCCGTTCTATCTCATGCACAACGTCGTCGGCACCGCGATCATTCGTGCGCTGGTCGATGCCGGCCTCGATGCCACCACGGCCGTGTGCGTCCAACTGGGCATCGTTGTCCTGATCTGCTGGTTCATTTGCGCGAAGGTCGAGCCCGCCATCAGGGGTGCGATGACCCAAACGATGACATATTTCGGACAGCTTCCGGAACGACTGCCAAAATCGAAGCGCCCGAGGTTTTCCCGGGGGCTGGGCCTTCGGCCGCCCGTCCCGGCAAGGATGATCGCTACGCTGCAATAG
- a CDS encoding acyltransferase family protein yields the protein MSHASAVTPAPERLHALDALRGIALLLGIVLHAAMSFVLASPRFWIIQDTHPSFILSLLSFTIHVFRMTTFFLMAGFFARMSFHRRGSLGFVKDRLQRIALPLVVCWPLVFVPIALVITWASHFPNGGSLQWSSSWLPALPNFRLTHLWFLYVLLELYLAMLLLRGAIVWLDASGTLRMLIDRVFASVIRNPLAPLILAIPIGIAFCLDPRWVNVIGVRTPDQSLITNAQAWICFGTAFGAGWLLHRQIDLLRILERRWLPHLVLAVVLIWTGFVLSGVMFSAPGAPKLPYSFATLRLASAMLYAPAIWMTTFAALGLALRFMSGFSPTWRYLADASYWLYIIHLPIVMALQVALSQLDWPGLVKFAIILIVAIPPMLASYHLLVRFSFIGAILNGRRAEKRVLPRSGIATA from the coding sequence ATGTCCCATGCGAGCGCCGTCACTCCCGCACCCGAACGGCTTCACGCCCTCGATGCGCTGAGAGGCATCGCGCTGCTGCTTGGCATCGTCCTGCACGCAGCCATGTCGTTCGTGCTGGCCTCGCCCCGGTTCTGGATCATCCAGGATACGCATCCAAGCTTCATCCTGAGCCTGCTGTCCTTCACCATCCATGTGTTCCGGATGACGACCTTCTTCCTGATGGCCGGTTTCTTCGCCCGCATGAGCTTTCATCGCCGTGGCAGCTTAGGCTTCGTCAAGGACAGGTTGCAGCGGATCGCCCTGCCGCTCGTGGTCTGCTGGCCGCTCGTGTTCGTGCCCATCGCCCTGGTGATCACGTGGGCCTCGCACTTTCCGAATGGCGGTTCGCTCCAATGGAGCTCCAGCTGGCTGCCGGCACTGCCGAATTTCCGCCTGACCCATCTCTGGTTTCTCTACGTTCTGCTGGAGCTCTATCTCGCCATGCTGCTGCTGCGCGGCGCGATCGTCTGGCTCGATGCGTCAGGCACGTTGCGAATGCTCATTGACCGCGTCTTTGCGAGCGTCATCCGCAATCCGCTGGCGCCGCTCATTCTGGCGATCCCGATCGGCATCGCGTTCTGCCTCGACCCGAGATGGGTCAATGTGATCGGGGTGCGGACGCCCGATCAATCGCTCATCACCAACGCGCAGGCCTGGATCTGTTTCGGCACAGCTTTTGGTGCCGGCTGGCTGTTGCATCGGCAGATCGATCTGCTGCGAATCCTCGAGCGGCGCTGGCTCCCGCATCTGGTGCTGGCGGTCGTTCTGATCTGGACCGGCTTCGTGCTGTCCGGTGTGATGTTCTCCGCGCCGGGGGCGCCGAAATTGCCGTACAGCTTCGCCACGCTCCGGCTCGCCTCCGCCATGCTTTACGCGCCCGCGATTTGGATGACGACGTTCGCCGCGCTGGGGCTCGCGTTGCGCTTCATGTCCGGCTTCAGCCCGACCTGGCGCTACCTCGCCGATGCGTCTTACTGGCTCTACATCATCCATCTGCCGATCGTGATGGCGTTGCAGGTCGCGCTGTCGCAGCTCGACTGGCCCGGTCTGGTCAAGTTCGCGATCATTCTCATCGTCGCGATTCCGCCGATGCTGGCGAGCTATCATCTGCTGGTACGCTTCAGCTTCATCGGTGCGATCCTGAACGGCCGCCGCGCCGAAAAGCGCGTTCTCCCGCGCAGCGGAATTGCGACTGCGTAG